Proteins found in one Paucidesulfovibrio longus DSM 6739 genomic segment:
- a CDS encoding RnfABCDGE type electron transport complex subunit D, with the protein MRPPTPLLTVSCAPHVHSGQTTRTMMLEIIMALTPAVFMAMINYGLPALRVMALAASSAVVFEYLTTRIMERENETDDLHALLTGLLLAFLLPASAPWWLVMAGAATSIVLGKAIFGGLGGSPLCAPCIGWAVLMLSWPELMDTELNLLGFNFMAPLHQLKHFGYLAVEDFPLTEALAGQQIGGLGATQVLPLLLGGFWLLLRGRIKPLIPVGFIIGVLLTAACFHFPYPEEYAPPLFHLFAGSTVFAAFFLATDNSSSPAYPIPSALFGLFAGSLLVIIRVWGVYPDGAAFAVLLANLVAPLLDRIRPKPFGYGKEAI; encoded by the coding sequence ATGCGACCGCCCACCCCGTTGCTGACCGTTTCCTGCGCACCCCACGTGCATAGCGGGCAAACCACGCGGACCATGATGCTCGAAATCATCATGGCCCTGACCCCCGCCGTGTTCATGGCCATGATCAATTACGGCCTGCCCGCACTGCGGGTCATGGCCCTGGCCGCTTCCTCCGCCGTGGTCTTCGAATATCTGACCACCCGGATCATGGAGCGGGAGAACGAGACCGACGACCTGCACGCCCTGCTCACGGGCCTGCTCCTGGCCTTTCTGCTGCCCGCCTCCGCCCCCTGGTGGCTGGTCATGGCCGGTGCAGCGACAAGCATCGTGCTCGGCAAGGCCATCTTCGGCGGCTTGGGCGGCAGCCCCCTGTGCGCTCCGTGCATCGGCTGGGCAGTGCTGATGCTATCCTGGCCGGAACTCATGGATACGGAGCTGAACCTGCTCGGCTTCAACTTCATGGCTCCTTTGCACCAGCTCAAGCATTTCGGCTACCTGGCCGTGGAGGACTTCCCCCTGACGGAAGCGTTGGCAGGCCAGCAGATCGGAGGGCTCGGCGCGACCCAGGTTCTGCCGCTTCTGCTCGGCGGTTTCTGGCTGCTGCTGCGCGGCAGGATCAAACCGCTCATTCCCGTCGGCTTTATCATTGGCGTCCTGCTTACGGCGGCCTGTTTCCACTTTCCGTATCCGGAAGAGTACGCTCCGCCGCTCTTCCACCTTTTCGCCGGTTCCACGGTCTTCGCCGCCTTCTTCCTGGCCACGGACAACTCCTCCTCGCCCGCCTATCCGATTCCCTCAGCCCTTTTCGGGCTTTTCGCGGGCAGTCTGCTGGTGATCATCCGGGTCTGGGGCGTCTATCCCGACGGAGCGGCTTTTGCCGTGCTTCTCGCCAACCTGGTGGCCCCTCTGCTCGACCGCATCCGGCCCAAACCGTTCGGGTACGGCAAGGAGGCGATCTGA
- the rnfG gene encoding RnfABCDGE type electron transport complex subunit G, translated as MREIMKMVVVLSLICGLSGLSLASIKQFTAPLIEEQVLTFVQGPSIKAVFTDFDNDPVKERKQFDVPGSDKKVTVFPARKDGKLIGVAFESTGQGYGGDLGVMIGFTFEPGSVAGISMTTLKETPGIGARVAKHGFTGQFRGHGLENLALRSQGGDIDAVSGATISSTAAMFAVDQALNVYTALKDQFITAFTTGAQ; from the coding sequence ATGCGCGAAATCATGAAAATGGTGGTCGTCCTCTCCTTGATCTGCGGCCTGTCCGGGCTTTCGCTGGCGAGCATCAAGCAGTTCACCGCGCCCCTGATCGAAGAACAGGTGCTCACCTTTGTGCAAGGCCCGTCCATAAAAGCCGTCTTCACCGACTTCGACAACGACCCGGTCAAGGAACGCAAGCAGTTCGACGTGCCAGGTTCGGACAAGAAGGTCACGGTCTTCCCCGCACGCAAGGACGGCAAGCTGATCGGCGTCGCCTTCGAATCCACGGGGCAAGGCTACGGAGGAGATCTCGGAGTGATGATCGGCTTCACCTTCGAGCCGGGATCCGTGGCCGGCATCAGCATGACCACGCTCAAGGAGACGCCGGGCATCGGCGCGCGCGTGGCCAAGCACGGCTTCACCGGCCAATTCCGGGGCCACGGCCTGGAAAATCTGGCCCTGCGCTCCCAGGGCGGCGACATCGACGCTGTTTCCGGAGCCACCATATCCTCCACTGCGGCCATGTTCGCCGTGGATCAGGCCTTGAACGTCTACACGGCCCTGAAGGACCAGTTCATCACGGCCTTCACGACCGGCGCGCAATAA
- the rsxE gene encoding electron transport complex subunit RsxE codes for MIRLWKEFAKGLWKELPPFRLVLGLCPTLAVTKTADGGLGMGLAVVFVLALSNLLVSLLRKIIPPKVRIACYIVIAASLVVAVELFMQAFAYPLYQQLGIFVSLIVVNCIILGRAEAFASKNPPHLSVADGLGMGIGFTMSLTFLGSLREVFGYGTIFGHAVMPAGYKPFSFMIEAPGAFVCLGLLLGAMNYFSNLQRRRQGLAPKSNPVHECGSCGLCKGSGN; via the coding sequence ATGATCAGACTCTGGAAGGAATTCGCCAAGGGACTTTGGAAGGAACTGCCGCCCTTCCGGCTGGTACTCGGCCTCTGCCCGACCCTGGCCGTCACCAAGACCGCGGACGGCGGCCTGGGCATGGGACTGGCAGTGGTCTTCGTGCTGGCGCTGTCCAACCTGCTCGTCTCCCTGCTGCGCAAGATCATTCCCCCCAAGGTGCGCATCGCCTGCTACATCGTCATCGCGGCCTCGCTGGTGGTGGCCGTGGAGCTGTTCATGCAGGCCTTCGCCTACCCGCTCTACCAGCAGCTCGGCATCTTCGTTTCCCTCATCGTGGTCAACTGCATCATCCTGGGCCGTGCAGAGGCGTTCGCCTCCAAGAACCCGCCCCACCTCTCCGTGGCCGACGGCCTGGGCATGGGAATCGGATTCACCATGTCCCTGACCTTCCTGGGTTCGCTGCGGGAGGTATTCGGATACGGAACGATCTTCGGGCACGCGGTCATGCCCGCGGGCTACAAGCCCTTCAGCTTCATGATCGAAGCTCCGGGCGCCTTCGTCTGCCTCGGACTGCTCCTGGGGGCGATGAACTACTTCAGCAACCTGCAACGCCGCCGCCAGGGGCTCGCTCCCAAGAGCAACCCCGTGCACGAATGCGGCTCCTGCGGGCTCTGCAAAGGATCGGGGAACTAA
- a CDS encoding electron transport complex protein RnfA: MQEYVLLVLAAIFVNNIVLAQYLGNCPFIGTSKSIGVASGMGAAVVFVGTLSTAITWAVQEYLLVPTGLEYLQTIAFILVIASLVQFVEMFLKKALPPLYRSLGIFLPLITTNCAVLGIALIVQRNEFGFAKSVIFAFASGVGFALALVLLSGIRERLDLVRVPRALKGTPIALILAGLMSLAFFAFKGMIS; the protein is encoded by the coding sequence ATGCAGGAATACGTCCTCCTGGTTCTCGCGGCCATCTTCGTCAACAACATCGTCCTGGCGCAATACCTGGGCAACTGCCCATTCATCGGCACGTCCAAGAGCATCGGCGTTGCGTCCGGCATGGGCGCGGCGGTCGTGTTCGTGGGCACGCTCTCCACGGCCATCACCTGGGCGGTGCAGGAATACCTGCTCGTTCCCACGGGACTCGAATACCTCCAGACCATCGCCTTCATCCTGGTCATCGCCTCCCTCGTGCAGTTCGTGGAGATGTTCCTGAAAAAAGCGCTGCCCCCGCTCTATCGCTCTCTGGGCATCTTCCTGCCGCTGATCACCACCAACTGCGCCGTGCTCGGCATCGCCCTCATCGTCCAGCGCAACGAATTCGGTTTCGCCAAGTCAGTGATCTTCGCCTTCGCCTCCGGCGTGGGCTTCGCCCTGGCGCTGGTGCTGCTTTCCGGCATCCGAGAGCGGCTCGACCTGGTCCGCGTGCCCCGCGCGCTCAAAGGCACGCCCATCGCGCTGATTCTGGCCGGACTGATGTCCCTGGCCTTCTTCGCCTTCAAGGGCATGATCTCCTAA
- a CDS encoding FAD-dependent oxidoreductase has protein sequence MILASFLALLGIGFTAAVILGVASRLLYVKEDPRLALVEDALAGANCGGCGYPGCAGAAAAVVAGKEGAGVCVIGGEEVARNVARIMGLEVVALEPRLARVDCTGGKRAEDIYRYEGVLDCRAQHLLHGGSKMCPEGCLGLGSCVRACPFDAIFMGKNGYPVVDPVACRACGKCEEACPRGVMAVYGNTDGLLHLNETSDCLAPCRQRCPGEINIPKYINCVKNGDYASAVLTIKERNPLLLVCGRVCPRPCENVCRRGHVDEPVGINMLKRFVADWEMNSGTRLPIPCAPSTGKRVAIIGGGPAGLSCAFFLRRFGHSPTIFESMPMLGGQLRYGIPEYRLPKAVLDWEIQGILDLGVDVRTNTQFGKDLSLNDIGKHGFDAVFLSIGAWANSTLRIPGENAPGVMSGTEMLTKVGLGVGTGIGKRVIVVGGGNTAIDSARTSVRLGAEVTMMYRRSRNEMPANPEEIEGAEEEGVKFQFLSQPIEVILDENGHAKGLKYVRMELGEPDASGRRRPEPVPGSETVLEADTILAAIGQKPALDCLYEDGQSCPLEATRWRTLAADPDTLQTAIPNVFTGGDMFTGPNLVISAIGGGRKAARSIHHYLASRHVPVPEKLLHGLLEYTLFKDVENVDPKRRTSMPHSCSLDERTRCFDEVEGNITEAEALYEAGRCLRCGLTCYDRDQPSSDSVASDAGSDKTAA, from the coding sequence ATGATTCTCGCTTCTTTTCTCGCCCTCCTGGGCATCGGATTCACCGCCGCAGTCATCCTGGGCGTGGCCTCCCGCCTGCTCTACGTCAAAGAAGACCCGCGCCTGGCCCTCGTGGAGGACGCCCTGGCCGGAGCCAACTGCGGCGGCTGCGGCTATCCCGGCTGCGCCGGTGCGGCTGCCGCCGTGGTGGCGGGCAAGGAGGGCGCGGGCGTCTGCGTCATCGGCGGCGAGGAAGTCGCCCGCAACGTGGCCCGGATCATGGGACTGGAAGTGGTCGCCCTGGAACCGAGGCTGGCCCGCGTCGACTGCACGGGCGGAAAGCGCGCCGAGGACATCTACCGCTACGAGGGAGTCCTTGACTGCCGCGCGCAGCACCTTCTGCACGGCGGTTCCAAGATGTGCCCGGAAGGCTGCCTGGGCCTGGGAAGCTGCGTGCGCGCCTGCCCGTTCGACGCCATCTTCATGGGCAAAAACGGCTATCCCGTGGTGGATCCGGTGGCCTGCCGCGCCTGCGGAAAATGCGAGGAAGCCTGTCCGCGCGGCGTCATGGCCGTCTACGGCAATACGGACGGCCTGCTGCATCTCAACGAAACTTCAGATTGCCTCGCGCCATGCAGGCAGCGCTGTCCCGGCGAAATCAACATTCCCAAGTACATCAACTGCGTAAAGAACGGCGACTACGCAAGCGCGGTTTTGACCATCAAGGAACGCAACCCGCTTCTGCTGGTCTGCGGCCGGGTCTGCCCGCGCCCCTGCGAAAACGTCTGCCGCCGGGGCCATGTGGACGAACCCGTGGGCATCAACATGCTCAAGCGTTTCGTGGCCGACTGGGAAATGAACTCCGGCACCCGGCTGCCCATTCCCTGCGCCCCGTCAACGGGCAAGCGCGTCGCCATCATCGGCGGCGGCCCGGCGGGACTCTCCTGCGCCTTTTTCCTGCGCCGTTTCGGACACAGCCCGACCATTTTCGAATCCATGCCCATGCTCGGCGGCCAGCTGCGGTACGGCATCCCGGAATACCGCTTGCCCAAGGCCGTCCTCGACTGGGAAATCCAGGGCATCCTCGACCTCGGCGTGGATGTGCGCACCAACACGCAATTCGGCAAGGATCTGAGCCTGAACGACATCGGGAAACACGGTTTCGACGCGGTATTCCTCTCCATCGGCGCCTGGGCCAACTCCACGCTGCGCATTCCCGGCGAAAACGCTCCCGGCGTCATGAGCGGAACGGAAATGCTCACCAAGGTGGGACTGGGCGTGGGCACGGGCATCGGCAAGCGCGTCATCGTGGTCGGCGGCGGCAATACCGCCATCGACTCGGCGCGCACCAGCGTGCGGCTCGGCGCGGAGGTGACCATGATGTACCGCCGCTCGCGCAACGAAATGCCCGCAAACCCGGAAGAAATCGAGGGAGCCGAAGAGGAAGGCGTGAAATTCCAATTCCTTTCCCAGCCGATCGAGGTCATCCTCGACGAAAACGGACATGCGAAGGGACTCAAGTATGTGCGCATGGAACTGGGAGAGCCGGACGCTTCGGGACGCCGACGCCCGGAACCCGTTCCCGGCTCGGAAACCGTGCTCGAAGCCGACACGATCCTGGCTGCCATCGGCCAGAAACCCGCCCTGGACTGCCTCTACGAGGACGGCCAATCCTGCCCCCTGGAGGCGACGCGCTGGCGCACCCTGGCCGCGGACCCGGACACGCTCCAGACCGCCATTCCCAACGTCTTCACCGGCGGCGACATGTTCACCGGACCGAATCTCGTCATCTCCGCCATCGGAGGCGGGCGCAAGGCGGCACGCTCCATCCACCATTATCTCGCTTCCCGGCATGTGCCCGTTCCGGAAAAGCTGCTGCACGGGCTCCTGGAATACACGCTCTTCAAGGACGTGGAGAACGTGGACCCCAAGCGCCGGACCAGCATGCCCCACAGTTGCAGCCTGGACGAGCGCACCCGCTGCTTCGACGAGGTCGAAGGCAACATCACCGAAGCCGAAGCCCTCTACGAAGCGGGGCGCTGCCTGCGTTGCGGCCTGACCTGCTACGACCGGGACCAGCCGTCTTCCGACTCTGTGGCCTCGGACGCGGGCAGCGACAAGACCGCCGCCTGA
- a CDS encoding tRNA (cytidine(34)-2'-O)-methyltransferase encodes MHMALYQPEIPPNTGNVARLCAATDVPLHLIRPLGFSLDDRYLKRAGLDYWPKVRLTVHDDWKAFFAARPGRIVASSARAGACYHDFEYRPGDCLLLGPESVGLPIEVLNLADACVRIPTTDNVRSLNLSTSAGILLYEALRRTGGLPGV; translated from the coding sequence ATGCACATGGCCCTTTACCAGCCTGAAATCCCTCCCAATACCGGCAACGTCGCGCGCCTCTGCGCGGCCACGGACGTTCCCCTGCACCTGATCCGTCCCCTGGGCTTTTCCCTGGACGACCGCTACCTGAAGCGGGCCGGACTGGACTACTGGCCCAAGGTGCGCCTGACCGTTCACGACGACTGGAAAGCCTTCTTCGCCGCCCGGCCCGGACGGATCGTGGCCAGCAGCGCCCGCGCAGGGGCCTGCTATCACGATTTCGAATACCGCCCCGGAGACTGCCTGCTGCTCGGCCCGGAATCCGTGGGACTGCCCATCGAAGTGCTCAACCTTGCCGACGCCTGCGTCCGCATTCCCACCACGGACAACGTGCGCAGCCTGAATCTCTCCACTTCGGCGGGAATCCTGCTGTACGAGGCCCTGCGCCGCACTGGCGGGCTGCCCGGCGTTTGA